In the Streptomyces sp. NBC_00525 genome, one interval contains:
- a CDS encoding family 2 encapsulin nanocompartment cargo protein polyprenyl transferase — protein MTRTDAATEGNEAAALLEYTRTLVDPHLRAAIASLPGSIRRVAMYHFGWEHADGSPASGGAGKAIRPALVLAAARALGGDPEQAVRAAVAVELVHNFTLLHDDVIDEDHTRRHRATAWTVFGVPDAVIAGDAILALAQRLLAEDGGAVSQLAAARLSTCVIELCAGQQADCAFEERDPEQVTLDECLTMATAKTGALLGCACALGALYAGADERAVGAMDGFGREAGLAFQLIDDLIGIWGDQARTGKPVGADLSAHKKSLPVVAALTAGGPAAAELAGLYRGSMSTRAEVGRAAEAVDRAGGRDWAQSCAADRMARAVHHLSRAVPDLSAAGDLLALAEFVTRRTY, from the coding sequence ATGACCCGAACAGACGCCGCGACCGAGGGCAATGAGGCCGCGGCCCTGCTGGAGTACACCCGGACCCTCGTCGATCCGCATCTGCGGGCGGCGATCGCCTCCCTCCCCGGCTCGATCCGGCGGGTCGCGATGTACCACTTCGGCTGGGAGCACGCCGACGGCAGCCCGGCCTCGGGCGGCGCGGGCAAGGCGATCCGGCCGGCGCTCGTCCTGGCGGCCGCCCGCGCCCTCGGCGGCGACCCCGAACAGGCCGTACGGGCCGCCGTGGCCGTGGAGCTGGTCCACAACTTCACCCTGCTCCACGACGACGTCATCGACGAGGACCACACCCGCCGCCACCGGGCCACCGCCTGGACGGTGTTCGGCGTCCCGGACGCCGTCATCGCGGGCGACGCCATCCTGGCCCTCGCCCAGCGGCTGCTCGCGGAGGACGGCGGAGCGGTGTCGCAGCTCGCCGCCGCCCGCCTCTCCACCTGTGTCATCGAGCTGTGCGCGGGCCAGCAGGCCGACTGCGCCTTCGAGGAGCGCGACCCCGAGCAGGTCACGCTCGACGAGTGCCTCACCATGGCGACGGCCAAGACCGGCGCCCTGCTCGGCTGCGCCTGCGCGCTCGGCGCGCTCTACGCCGGCGCCGACGAGCGGGCCGTGGGGGCGATGGACGGCTTCGGCCGGGAGGCCGGGCTCGCCTTCCAGCTGATCGACGACCTGATCGGCATCTGGGGCGACCAGGCGCGGACCGGGAAGCCGGTCGGCGCGGATCTCAGCGCCCACAAGAAGTCGCTGCCGGTGGTGGCCGCGCTCACCGCGGGTGGCCCGGCGGCTGCGGAGCTGGCCGGCCTGTACCGGGGCTCGATGAGCACCCGCGCCGAGGTCGGCCGGGCCGCGGAGGCCGTGGACCGGGCCGGCGGCCGGGACTGGGCGCAGAGCTGTGCGGCGGACCGGATGGCGCGGGCCGTGCACCACCTCTCGCGGGCGGTCCCCGACCTCTCGGCGGCGGGCGACCTGCTGGCCCTCGCGGAGTTCGTCACGCGCCGCACCTACTGA
- a CDS encoding DUF6304 family protein has protein sequence MTDESWAGWYRDRQGSDAVILTTDGQQLRLRVRGVDFEGGSFDGLRPVAAGPAESGMFALTDGVLGDCVLEWDLPFPVLAEGVERQATLSCLLSLRRPDPYLYLELRFGGAAFASQRAESDFGSALATIQRELPPGVHLRTCIACAFSDYFPAPERARGLSGGLACFRGAKEAYRDAAGEQDLLGLWDRRTGFVQEVWSCREFEPRPTEGAGTGHRGAFPLETA, from the coding sequence ATGACAGATGAGTCGTGGGCAGGGTGGTACCGGGACCGGCAGGGCTCCGACGCCGTCATCCTCACCACAGACGGGCAGCAACTCCGCCTCCGCGTCAGGGGCGTGGACTTCGAGGGCGGCAGCTTCGACGGTCTGCGCCCGGTGGCGGCGGGCCCGGCGGAGAGCGGGATGTTCGCGCTGACGGACGGGGTGCTGGGGGACTGCGTCCTGGAGTGGGATCTGCCGTTCCCCGTCCTGGCGGAGGGGGTGGAGCGCCAGGCGACCCTCAGCTGCCTGCTGTCGCTGCGCAGGCCCGACCCGTACCTCTACCTCGAACTCCGGTTCGGCGGGGCGGCCTTCGCGTCGCAGCGCGCCGAGAGCGACTTCGGCTCCGCGCTGGCCACGATCCAGCGGGAGCTGCCGCCCGGAGTCCACCTGCGGACCTGCATAGCCTGCGCGTTCTCCGACTACTTCCCGGCTCCGGAGCGGGCCCGCGGTCTCTCCGGCGGCCTCGCCTGCTTCCGGGGCGCCAAGGAGGCGTACCGGGACGCGGCCGGGGAACAGGACCTGCTCGGACTGTGGGACCGGCGGACCGGTTTCGTCCAGGAGGTCTGGAGCTGCCGGGAGTTCGAGCCGAGGCCCACGGAGGGCGCGGGCACCGGCCACCGGGGAGCGTTCCCGCTCGAAACCGCCTGA
- a CDS encoding DUF1648 domain-containing protein, whose amino-acid sequence MNRKSIGRAALAALPFLLALAVDLILFATCRDRLPEQLASHFVGNGRADDYAGQTSYVVLTTLVLLGIGLLAVLMVALGTFTRRSYRTTLGFIYAMAGFLGYLLAALLLINVDAVEDAQGRGQDVTFPLWHLAAALGVGVAAYGLGLLAAALLPVPEASGDDGPQGRGEGPRIALRPGEVAGWARSAGSWPLPLAALLLLGTGVLLVFTSGWPIAVPALVLGLLIAAFARPHVTVDRRGITVSGLLPWPRVRVPLDRIESAASREMKPLGDYGGWGYRVRPGRTGVMIRSGEGIVARLAGGRDFEVTVDDSATAAALLNTLIDQRRTDH is encoded by the coding sequence ATGAACCGTAAATCCATCGGTCGCGCGGCCCTCGCCGCGCTGCCGTTCCTGCTCGCGCTCGCCGTCGACCTGATCCTTTTCGCCACCTGCCGGGACCGGCTGCCCGAGCAGCTGGCCAGCCACTTCGTGGGCAACGGCCGGGCCGACGACTACGCCGGCCAGACCTCGTACGTCGTCCTCACCACGCTGGTCCTGCTCGGCATCGGCCTGCTGGCGGTGCTGATGGTGGCGCTGGGCACGTTCACCCGGCGGTCCTACCGGACGACCCTCGGCTTCATCTACGCCATGGCCGGGTTCCTCGGCTACCTCCTGGCCGCCCTGCTGCTGATCAACGTGGACGCCGTCGAGGACGCGCAGGGCCGGGGCCAGGACGTCACGTTCCCGCTGTGGCATCTGGCCGCCGCCCTCGGAGTGGGCGTGGCCGCCTACGGGCTCGGCCTCCTCGCGGCCGCGCTGCTGCCCGTACCGGAAGCGTCCGGGGACGACGGGCCGCAGGGCCGGGGGGAGGGGCCGCGCATCGCGCTGCGCCCCGGGGAGGTCGCCGGATGGGCCCGCAGCGCCGGGTCCTGGCCGCTGCCGCTCGCCGCGCTCCTGCTCCTGGGGACCGGAGTCCTCCTGGTGTTCACCTCGGGCTGGCCGATCGCCGTGCCGGCCTTGGTGCTCGGGCTGCTGATCGCCGCCTTCGCCCGACCGCACGTGACCGTGGACCGGCGCGGAATCACCGTCTCCGGCCTGCTCCCCTGGCCCCGCGTCCGGGTCCCGCTGGACCGGATCGAGTCGGCCGCCAGCCGTGAGATGAAGCCGCTCGGCGACTACGGCGGCTGGGGCTACCGCGTCCGGCCCGGACGCACCGGAGTCATGATCCGCTCCGGCGAGGGCATCGTGGCCCGGCTGGCCGGCGGGCGGGACTTCGAGGTCACCGTGGACGACTCGGCGACCGCCGCGGCGCTCCTCAACACCCTGATCGACCAGCGCCGAACGGACCATTGA
- a CDS encoding GntR family transcriptional regulator codes for MLFRVDPTSTVPLGDQIAACVRRAVADGAAAPGERLPAARVLAESLGVNVHTVLRGYQRLREEGLIELRRGRGAAIADGASPHRARLLERVRETVGEARGLGLTLDELLTLVRTEYGAG; via the coding sequence ATGCTCTTCCGGGTCGATCCCACCTCCACCGTGCCGCTCGGGGACCAGATCGCCGCCTGTGTGCGCCGCGCCGTGGCCGACGGCGCGGCGGCCCCCGGCGAGCGGCTGCCCGCCGCGCGGGTCCTGGCCGAATCACTCGGCGTCAACGTCCACACGGTGCTGCGCGGCTACCAGCGGCTGCGCGAGGAGGGCCTGATCGAACTGCGCCGGGGCCGGGGTGCCGCCATCGCCGACGGCGCCTCCCCGCACCGCGCCCGCCTCCTCGAACGGGTCCGCGAGACGGTCGGCGAGGCGCGCGGCCTCGGCCTGACCCTGGACGAACTCCTGACCCTGGTGCGTACCGAATACGGCGCCGGCTGA
- the snpA gene encoding snapalysin, producing MRHPRTVMSAVFGLGLSLAATLGTAPAIAAPVAAPAPSAHLAYTAKSGTQENAAGNKAFFEAVAKSVAEKRAAHPNALAVTVVYSAANAPSFRSQISSSASIWNSSVSTVRLQEGSNADFAYYEGSDPRGSYASTDGHGRGYILLDYAQNRQYNSTRVTAHETGHVLGLPDHYSGPCSELMSGGGPGTSCTNPYPNAAERNRVNYLWQYGFAATLTKTAS from the coding sequence ATGAGACACCCCAGGACCGTCATGTCGGCCGTTTTCGGCCTCGGCCTCTCGCTCGCCGCCACGCTGGGCACCGCCCCCGCGATCGCCGCGCCGGTGGCCGCCCCCGCCCCGTCCGCCCACCTGGCGTACACGGCGAAGTCCGGTACGCAGGAGAACGCCGCGGGCAACAAGGCGTTCTTCGAGGCGGTCGCGAAGTCGGTGGCGGAGAAGCGGGCGGCCCATCCGAACGCCCTGGCCGTCACGGTCGTCTACAGCGCCGCCAACGCGCCGAGCTTCCGCTCCCAGATATCCAGCAGCGCATCGATCTGGAACAGCTCGGTCTCCACCGTCCGGCTCCAGGAGGGCTCGAACGCCGACTTCGCGTACTACGAGGGCAGCGACCCGCGCGGCTCCTACGCGAGCACGGACGGCCACGGGCGGGGCTACATCCTCCTGGACTACGCGCAGAACCGGCAGTACAACTCGACCCGCGTCACCGCCCACGAGACCGGCCACGTGCTGGGTCTCCCGGACCACTACTCGGGTCCGTGCAGCGAGCTGATGTCGGGCGGCGGTCCCGGCACGTCCTGCACCAACCCGTACCCGAACGCCGCGGAGCGGAACCGGGTGAACTACCTGTGGCAGTACGGCTTCGCGGCCACGCTGACCAAGACCGCTTCCTGA
- a CDS encoding LysR family transcriptional regulator: MELEVRHLRALCAIADTGSLHRAARTLGVSQPALTTQLRRIENAVGAELFSRERTGCRPTLLGRAVLSRARPLVDGLSALVSDARAEVAHAEGPRLRIGCTASRVIGGWLRRLRLRLPGTDISLRVDVSAHALLRAVGTGGLDVAFVHEVEGCPLTVPDGLEQRVLVEREPQFVSMARDHPAAALPVVDLADLAADRWMVDPTVDGEWDGLRRMFSEAGVAPVVLHGDYLTAASLVVLGEAVAPCQPTSGPRDDMAIRPLRDDPLAVRLLLVSRPGTDMTAAYEELEAAYREAARRVAGYHQWLLRHRSPLARS; encoded by the coding sequence ATGGAGCTTGAGGTGAGACACCTCAGGGCGCTGTGCGCCATAGCCGACACCGGCAGCCTGCACCGGGCGGCCCGCACCCTGGGCGTGAGCCAGCCCGCACTCACCACCCAACTTCGCCGCATCGAGAACGCCGTGGGCGCCGAACTCTTCAGCCGCGAACGCACCGGCTGCCGTCCCACCCTCCTCGGCCGCGCCGTCCTCAGCCGCGCCCGCCCCCTCGTCGACGGCCTGTCCGCCCTGGTCAGCGACGCCAGGGCGGAAGTCGCCCACGCCGAGGGCCCCCGGCTGCGCATCGGCTGCACCGCGAGCCGGGTCATCGGCGGCTGGCTGCGCCGGCTGCGCCTGCGGCTGCCCGGCACGGACATCTCGCTGCGGGTGGACGTCTCCGCGCACGCCCTGCTCCGCGCGGTCGGCACCGGCGGGCTGGACGTCGCCTTCGTCCACGAGGTGGAGGGCTGTCCGCTCACCGTCCCGGACGGGCTGGAGCAGCGGGTCCTCGTGGAGCGCGAACCGCAGTTCGTCTCCATGGCCCGCGACCACCCCGCCGCCGCCCTGCCCGTCGTCGACCTGGCCGACCTGGCCGCCGACCGGTGGATGGTGGACCCCACGGTGGACGGTGAATGGGACGGGCTGCGCCGGATGTTCAGCGAGGCGGGCGTGGCACCCGTCGTGCTGCACGGCGACTACCTCACCGCCGCCTCCCTCGTCGTGCTGGGCGAGGCGGTCGCCCCCTGCCAGCCGACCTCGGGCCCCCGCGACGACATGGCGATCCGCCCCCTGCGCGACGACCCCCTCGCCGTACGGCTCCTGCTGGTCTCCCGGCCCGGCACGGACATGACCGCCGCCTACGAGGAACTGGAGGCGGCCTACCGGGAGGCGGCGCGGCGCGTGGCCGGATACCACCAGTGGCTGCTGCGCCACCGCAGCCCGCTCGCCCGCTCCTGA
- a CDS encoding NAD-dependent epimerase/dehydratase family protein, with product MLGGTQFVGRAVTEAALARGWEVTVFHRGHHAPPPGTAELIGDRTAGDGLAALAVAGAPDGGGHSWDLVVDTWSGAPSAVRDAARLLAARAARYTYISSRSVYDYPAPAGLTEDGPLVGGASPDAGDGESYALAKRGGELAALDAFGDRALLARAGLILGPWENIGRLPWWLNRIARGGPVLAPGTPDTDIQYIDVRDLADWVLDAAERGLHGAYNLVSRPGHTTMGGLLDACVRATGSGAELRWTPAETILAAGVEPWTDLPVWLPPGELYDTLHQGDVGLAYAAGLRCRPVAETVADTWTWLCGLGGTAPHRPDRPATGLDPETEAKLLAG from the coding sequence ATGCTGGGCGGTACGCAGTTCGTCGGACGGGCCGTCACCGAGGCGGCCCTCGCGCGGGGCTGGGAGGTCACGGTCTTCCACCGCGGCCACCACGCGCCCCCGCCCGGTACGGCCGAACTCATCGGCGACCGCACCGCCGGGGACGGCCTGGCCGCGCTCGCCGTCGCCGGGGCGCCGGACGGCGGGGGCCACTCCTGGGACCTCGTCGTGGACACCTGGAGCGGTGCGCCCTCCGCGGTACGGGACGCGGCCCGGCTGCTTGCCGCACGGGCCGCCCGGTACACCTACATATCCAGCCGTTCCGTGTACGACTATCCGGCGCCGGCCGGTCTCACCGAGGACGGCCCGCTGGTCGGGGGCGCCTCGCCGGACGCCGGGGACGGCGAGTCGTACGCGCTGGCCAAGCGCGGCGGCGAACTGGCCGCGCTGGACGCCTTCGGCGACCGGGCCCTCCTCGCCAGGGCCGGGCTGATCCTCGGCCCCTGGGAGAACATCGGCCGGCTGCCCTGGTGGCTGAACCGGATCGCCCGCGGCGGCCCGGTCCTGGCCCCCGGCACCCCGGACACCGACATCCAGTACATCGACGTGCGCGACCTCGCCGACTGGGTGCTCGACGCGGCGGAACGCGGGCTGCACGGCGCGTACAACCTGGTCAGCAGGCCGGGCCACACCACCATGGGCGGACTGCTCGACGCCTGTGTGCGCGCCACCGGCTCCGGCGCCGAGCTGCGCTGGACCCCGGCGGAGACGATCCTCGCGGCGGGCGTCGAACCGTGGACCGACCTGCCCGTGTGGCTGCCGCCGGGGGAGCTGTACGACACCCTCCACCAGGGCGATGTCGGCCTGGCGTACGCGGCCGGGCTGCGCTGCCGCCCGGTGGCGGAGACCGTCGCCGACACCTGGACCTGGCTGTGCGGACTGGGCGGCACGGCACCCCACCGCCCGGACCGCCCGGCCACCGGCCTCGACCCGGAGACGGAGGCGAAGCTTCTGGCCGGTTAG
- a CDS encoding DUF952 domain-containing protein → MAELLHITEGPLWEAARGIGTYEMSTRGRTLHEEGFIHCSLPHQLPAVAEALYGAGSRPAAAEQDLVVLVIDSDRLTAPVRYEPGEPGGEDFPHLYGPLPVDAVVDVRPWRPEGGARA, encoded by the coding sequence ATGGCTGAACTGCTGCACATCACCGAAGGCCCGCTCTGGGAGGCGGCCCGCGGGATCGGGACGTACGAGATGTCCACCCGCGGCCGCACCCTGCACGAGGAGGGCTTCATCCACTGCTCGCTGCCCCACCAACTGCCCGCCGTGGCCGAGGCGCTGTACGGCGCGGGAAGCCGGCCCGCAGCCGCGGAGCAGGACCTGGTGGTGCTCGTCATCGACTCCGACCGGCTCACCGCCCCGGTGCGGTACGAGCCCGGCGAACCCGGCGGCGAGGACTTCCCCCACCTGTACGGGCCCCTCCCGGTCGACGCGGTCGTGGACGTGCGCCCCTGGCGGCCCGAGGGAGGCGCCCGCGCATGA
- a CDS encoding SDR family oxidoreductase produces MSPAPDTPSRTVTGGPLTAVTGASGALGGRVAARLARAGVPVRLLGRDPSRLPDLPGADPAPPAPYGDGEAMRRALAGAHTLFLVSAHESPDRVHEHTTAVDAAVAVGVERIVYLSFLGAAPDATFTFARDHWQTEAHIRTTDVRYTFLRDSWYLAGLPAMTGADGVLRGPAGDGRVAAVAHEDIADAATAVLLAGTDATGPSHDGRTYDLTGPEAFTLAEAAEELSRVTGRTVTYEPETREEAYASRQHYGAADWEVAGWVTSYEAIAAGEMATVSDAVPTLTGRPAMDLATYLREHPDSYRHLLRD; encoded by the coding sequence ATGAGCCCCGCCCCCGACACCCCGTCCCGGACGGTCACCGGCGGCCCCCTCACCGCTGTCACCGGCGCGAGCGGCGCCCTCGGCGGCCGGGTCGCCGCCCGGCTGGCCCGCGCCGGAGTCCCCGTCCGGCTGCTCGGCCGCGACCCCTCCCGGCTGCCCGACCTCCCCGGCGCCGACCCCGCGCCGCCCGCCCCCTACGGCGACGGCGAGGCCATGCGCCGCGCCCTGGCCGGGGCCCACACCCTGTTCCTCGTCTCGGCGCACGAGAGCCCCGACCGGGTCCACGAGCACACGACGGCGGTGGACGCGGCGGTCGCCGTCGGCGTCGAACGCATCGTCTACCTCTCCTTCCTGGGCGCCGCCCCCGACGCCACGTTCACCTTCGCCCGCGACCACTGGCAGACCGAGGCGCACATCCGGACCACCGACGTCCGGTACACCTTCCTGCGCGACAGCTGGTATCTCGCCGGGCTTCCCGCCATGACCGGCGCCGACGGAGTGCTGCGCGGCCCCGCCGGTGACGGCCGGGTCGCCGCAGTGGCCCACGAGGACATCGCGGACGCCGCCACCGCCGTCCTCCTCGCCGGCACCGACGCCACCGGTCCCTCGCACGACGGACGCACCTACGACCTGACCGGCCCCGAGGCGTTCACCCTCGCCGAGGCCGCCGAGGAGCTCAGCCGGGTCACCGGACGGACCGTCACCTACGAGCCCGAGACCCGCGAGGAGGCGTACGCGTCCCGGCAGCACTACGGGGCCGCCGACTGGGAGGTGGCCGGCTGGGTCACCTCGTACGAGGCCATCGCGGCCGGCGAGATGGCCACCGTCTCGGACGCCGTACCGACCCTCACCGGCCGCCCCGCCATGGACCTGGCCACCTATCTGCGCGAACACCCCGACAGCTACCGCCATCTGCTCCGGGACTGA
- a CDS encoding nucleotidyltransferase domain-containing protein — protein MRTETPWGPWDPPPLAEAVRLLTALRSPWWIAGGYAVELAVGRAFRDHGDIDVLVPRDAQAEVRRVLPGWDWWAADPPGTLRPWHPGETLPAAVHDLWCRPGPDEPWRLQFMLDEVAGGDWVYRRDPRVRLPLARLGRVSDEGIPYLAPEVQLLYKSRSRRPKDERDFEEALPALDDHARAWLTETITLTESAAHPWAARLRALPAG, from the coding sequence GTGCGCACGGAGACCCCCTGGGGCCCCTGGGACCCGCCGCCGCTCGCCGAGGCCGTCCGTCTGCTCACGGCGCTGCGCTCGCCGTGGTGGATCGCCGGCGGGTACGCGGTCGAGCTGGCGGTGGGCCGTGCCTTCCGGGACCACGGCGACATCGACGTGCTCGTGCCGCGCGACGCCCAGGCGGAGGTGCGGCGGGTCCTGCCCGGCTGGGACTGGTGGGCCGCCGACCCGCCCGGCACACTGCGGCCCTGGCACCCCGGTGAGACGCTGCCCGCCGCCGTCCACGACCTCTGGTGCCGGCCGGGCCCGGACGAGCCGTGGCGCCTGCAGTTCATGCTGGACGAGGTGGCCGGCGGGGACTGGGTCTACCGCCGCGACCCCCGCGTCCGCCTCCCGCTTGCCCGGCTCGGCCGGGTATCGGACGAGGGCATCCCCTACCTCGCCCCCGAGGTCCAGCTGCTCTACAAGTCCAGGTCCCGGCGCCCCAAGGACGAGCGGGACTTCGAGGAGGCGCTGCCGGCCCTGGACGACCACGCCCGCGCCTGGCTGACGGAGACGATCACCCTGACGGAGAGCGCGGCCCACCCGTGGGCGGCACGGCTGCGGGCACTGCCGGCGGGCTGA
- a CDS encoding ATP-binding cassette domain-containing protein, with the protein MPISMFECSFSYRRRRPVLRDLSYTLPPGRTVLLGPNGAGKSTLLGLCASALRPDSGSVTYGGLSTGRRRALPAFRRRVAWMPQQVEQVPGLTARDQVAYSGWLKGMSRREAWREALRALRRVELADRADDKVQELSGGQQRRVAVAQALVHDAEVLLLDEPTAGMDPRQRQVFHQILADLSKEVHIVLSTHDTSDIANSYESVVVLLDGQVRFSGTVMDFLSHASATAASDEQRATSAYQAFTEIDGAISW; encoded by the coding sequence ATGCCCATTTCGATGTTCGAGTGTTCCTTCTCCTATCGGCGTAGACGCCCGGTACTGCGTGATCTCAGCTATACGCTGCCGCCTGGGCGCACCGTGCTTCTGGGGCCGAACGGAGCGGGAAAAAGTACCCTGTTGGGCTTGTGTGCATCTGCGCTGCGTCCTGACTCCGGTTCAGTCACCTATGGCGGCCTGAGCACTGGCCGGCGTCGCGCGCTGCCCGCGTTCCGTAGGCGTGTGGCGTGGATGCCTCAGCAGGTGGAGCAGGTGCCGGGGCTCACGGCCCGGGATCAGGTCGCGTACTCCGGCTGGCTCAAGGGGATGTCCCGGCGCGAGGCGTGGCGTGAAGCTCTCCGAGCCCTGCGTCGCGTGGAGTTGGCCGATCGGGCGGATGACAAGGTGCAGGAGCTCTCCGGAGGGCAGCAGCGGCGCGTCGCAGTGGCTCAGGCCCTCGTGCATGACGCGGAGGTCCTTCTCCTCGATGAGCCGACAGCGGGCATGGATCCCCGGCAGCGGCAGGTCTTCCACCAGATTCTCGCCGATCTGTCGAAGGAGGTGCACATTGTTCTCTCCACTCACGACACCTCCGACATCGCCAACTCGTACGAGTCGGTCGTGGTCCTGTTGGACGGGCAGGTGCGTTTCTCGGGGACGGTGATGGACTTCCTTTCCCATGCGAGCGCGACGGCGGCATCCGACGAGCAGCGTGCCACCTCCGCCTATCAGGCCTTCACCGAGATCGATGGGGCGATCTCGTGGTGA
- a CDS encoding DUF7224 domain-containing protein — protein MVNRFPFARHSAVIGLGAPTVALAVYFTAYQPRPLTGEDSIVVVSVALRIAALGIALVAAWDAGRLRRARIAAAPSSRHLLRVFVDALTPSLALVIISWVASFLLVISYLGGHAPGFHDTVPVVRSLAVPFSAVAVGFFLGLSLPPVVARPLAVVITALWVFVAYTLGVPWLRAISGFDMSTPTYTDVVDRAYLMAPAILALGLLLGLVALSLFSRPALRAAAMACCVLAGFGASYPLVSDAPRYADPTVPRTWATTCERTAPVICVPGEFADDIPALHRSAQEALPRLREVGFTPPRKLAFVSDDLPLARDTWRTYLQKPVTRHRSRGLYVSALVPSGLHDCPGLPDDYVYPGRGAAFAWVGLTVGMSEEEVTRSYGPSGAYRARWVRSLPKAKQYAWYKQELSYLKSCDEQVHEKARAAAKAEKERGRALGPRLENPADTAPGVAR, from the coding sequence GTGGTGAACCGATTCCCCTTCGCCCGGCACTCGGCCGTCATCGGGCTCGGAGCCCCGACGGTGGCTCTTGCCGTATATTTCACCGCCTACCAGCCCAGACCGCTGACCGGTGAGGATTCCATCGTCGTGGTGTCGGTGGCTCTGAGGATCGCCGCGCTGGGAATTGCCTTGGTGGCTGCCTGGGACGCGGGGAGGCTTCGCAGGGCTCGGATTGCGGCAGCTCCGTCCAGCCGTCACCTGCTGCGCGTATTCGTCGATGCGCTGACCCCCAGCCTGGCCCTGGTGATCATCAGCTGGGTGGCGTCCTTCCTGTTGGTGATCAGCTATCTGGGAGGCCACGCACCGGGGTTCCACGACACCGTTCCCGTGGTCCGGAGTCTTGCGGTCCCCTTCAGTGCGGTAGCAGTCGGTTTCTTCCTCGGACTCTCCCTTCCACCTGTTGTCGCCCGCCCCCTTGCGGTGGTGATCACGGCGCTGTGGGTCTTCGTCGCCTATACGCTGGGTGTCCCATGGCTGCGGGCGATATCCGGATTCGACATGAGCACTCCGACTTATACGGATGTCGTGGACCGCGCCTACCTCATGGCACCGGCGATCCTGGCTCTCGGACTGCTGCTCGGCCTTGTCGCGCTGAGCCTGTTCTCACGTCCGGCGCTGCGCGCCGCCGCCATGGCCTGCTGCGTCCTCGCGGGCTTCGGAGCGTCGTACCCCCTGGTGAGTGACGCCCCGCGCTACGCCGACCCCACCGTTCCCCGCACCTGGGCAACGACGTGTGAGCGAACTGCTCCGGTGATCTGTGTCCCCGGCGAGTTCGCCGACGACATCCCCGCGCTGCATCGCTCCGCTCAAGAGGCGCTGCCCCGCCTGCGAGAGGTCGGGTTCACCCCACCCCGGAAGCTGGCCTTCGTCTCGGACGATCTGCCGCTGGCACGCGATACCTGGCGAACCTATCTCCAGAAGCCGGTGACCCGGCACCGCAGCCGGGGCCTCTACGTCAGCGCCTTGGTTCCGTCAGGGCTCCACGACTGCCCCGGCCTTCCTGATGACTACGTCTACCCGGGGCGCGGAGCCGCCTTCGCCTGGGTCGGCCTGACGGTCGGGATGTCGGAGGAAGAGGTCACCCGCAGTTACGGCCCCAGTGGCGCGTACCGTGCACGCTGGGTGCGCAGCCTCCCCAAGGCCAAGCAGTACGCCTGGTACAAACAGGAGTTGAGCTACCTCAAGTCCTGCGACGAGCAGGTCCATGAGAAGGCCCGGGCGGCGGCCAAGGCCGAGAAGGAGCGGGGCCGAGCGCTGGGCCCGCGGCTGGAGAACCCGGCGGACACTGCACCGGGGGTGGCCCGTTGA
- the sodN gene encoding superoxide dismutase, Ni — protein MLSRLFAPKVKVSAHCDLPCGVYDPAQARIEAESVKAVQEKYQANEDPHFRARAVVIKEQRAELAKHHVSVLWSDYFKAPHFEKYPQLHQLVNDTLKALSAAKGSTDPATGQKALDLIAEIDKIFWETKKA, from the coding sequence ATGCTTTCCCGCCTGTTCGCCCCCAAGGTGAAGGTCAGCGCCCACTGCGACCTGCCCTGCGGCGTGTACGACCCGGCCCAGGCCCGCATCGAGGCGGAGTCCGTCAAGGCCGTCCAGGAGAAGTACCAGGCCAACGAGGACCCGCACTTCCGGGCCCGCGCGGTGGTCATCAAGGAGCAGCGTGCCGAGCTCGCCAAGCACCACGTCTCGGTGCTGTGGAGCGACTACTTCAAGGCCCCGCACTTCGAGAAGTACCCGCAGCTGCACCAGCTGGTCAACGACACCCTGAAGGCCCTCTCGGCCGCCAAGGGCTCCACCGACCCGGCCACCGGCCAGAAGGCGCTGGACCTGATCGCGGAGATCGACAAGATCTTCTGGGAGACCAAGAAGGCCTGA